Proteins encoded within one genomic window of Bradyrhizobium sp. AZCC 1719:
- a CDS encoding ABC transporter permease, with amino-acid sequence MPRGLALAGWAGRYVWSGWAGVAGLFCLAAAWQAGHEFYGSFVLPAPLETLQAISAIVREPSFAKVASETAERSLAGFVLAVGIGTTAGAIAGYSFAAMRLMRPIVTVILGVPPIAWIVLALIWFGSSGASAVMTVVVAALPISFAGGLEGVATRDRALDAMARSFGAGIWMRFRTVTAPHLISYLFPAWTTTAGTAWKVTVMAELLSNSGGIGGELATARALFDIPRVMALIVAVVAFALITEYVFLHPLRDRLERWREAGLPWGVKR; translated from the coding sequence GTGCCGCGTGGCCTTGCACTGGCGGGATGGGCAGGCCGATACGTCTGGTCGGGCTGGGCCGGCGTGGCCGGTCTGTTCTGTCTGGCCGCGGCATGGCAGGCCGGCCATGAATTCTACGGCTCCTTTGTCCTGCCCGCGCCGCTGGAAACCCTGCAGGCGATATCCGCCATCGTTCGCGAGCCTTCCTTTGCCAAGGTTGCCAGCGAGACGGCTGAGCGTTCGCTCGCGGGCTTCGTCCTGGCGGTCGGCATCGGGACCACGGCCGGTGCAATAGCGGGCTATTCCTTCGCGGCGATGCGACTGATGCGCCCGATCGTCACCGTGATCCTCGGCGTGCCGCCGATCGCGTGGATCGTGCTGGCGCTGATCTGGTTCGGATCATCAGGTGCTTCCGCCGTCATGACCGTTGTCGTCGCCGCGCTTCCGATCTCGTTTGCCGGCGGGCTCGAAGGCGTCGCGACGCGCGACCGCGCGCTTGACGCCATGGCCCGCTCGTTCGGTGCCGGAATCTGGATGCGCTTTCGCACCGTTACCGCGCCTCATCTGATCTCCTATCTGTTCCCGGCCTGGACCACGACGGCGGGGACGGCGTGGAAAGTGACGGTTATGGCCGAGCTTCTCTCCAATTCCGGAGGAATCGGCGGCGAACTGGCAACGGCCCGTGCGCTGTTCGACATCCCAAGAGTGATGGCCCTGATTGTCGCCGTCGTCGCCTTCGCGCTGATTACGGAATATGTGTTCCTGCATCCCCTGCGCGATCGGCTTGAGCGCTGGCGCGAGGCCGGCCTGCCATGGGGCGTCAAGCGATGA
- a CDS encoding DUF992 domain-containing protein, with protein MRRSLILAAVVLATLASSIGGAGAQQQRVQVGVLECRGGASVGFVVGSVTHLGCVLRAEGMPEDRYVATIRKVGLDLGITQESALAWGVFAPVARLGPGGLSGDYVGAQGSATLGVGVGGNVLVGGSANSIALQPLSLQGQVGVSIAAGLESLELRPGR; from the coding sequence ATGCGTCGTTCCCTTATCCTCGCCGCTGTCGTTCTCGCTACGCTGGCTTCATCCATCGGCGGCGCCGGTGCACAGCAGCAGCGTGTGCAGGTCGGCGTGCTGGAGTGCCGTGGCGGCGCCAGCGTCGGTTTCGTCGTCGGTTCCGTCACTCACCTCGGTTGCGTGCTGCGCGCAGAAGGGATGCCGGAAGATCGCTATGTCGCCACCATCCGCAAAGTCGGACTCGATCTCGGCATCACCCAGGAATCGGCGCTGGCCTGGGGCGTGTTCGCACCTGTTGCGCGGCTCGGGCCGGGCGGCCTTTCCGGCGATTATGTTGGCGCACAAGGCAGCGCGACGCTCGGCGTCGGTGTCGGCGGCAACGTGCTGGTCGGCGGCTCCGCGAACTCGATCGCGCTGCAGCCGCTCAGCCTCCAAGGCCAGGTAGGGGTCAGCATCGCCGCCGGATTGGAAAGTCTGGAGCTGCGGCCGGGGCGGTAG
- a CDS encoding DMT family protein: MPTVSPTLLPILMLFASNIFMTFAWYGHLKFKESPLPMVVLASWGIAFIEYWLAVPANRWGSAVYSAAQLKTMQEVITLVVFACFSVLYLKEPLAWNHALGFLLIAAGAFLIFHKW, from the coding sequence ATGCCCACTGTTTCGCCGACGCTGCTGCCGATCCTGATGCTGTTTGCCTCCAACATCTTCATGACCTTTGCCTGGTACGGCCATCTGAAATTCAAGGAAAGCCCATTGCCAATGGTGGTGCTGGCGAGCTGGGGGATCGCCTTCATCGAGTACTGGCTGGCGGTGCCGGCCAACCGCTGGGGCAGCGCGGTGTATTCGGCGGCGCAACTCAAGACCATGCAAGAAGTGATCACGCTGGTGGTATTCGCCTGCTTCTCGGTGCTCTATCTCAAGGAGCCGCTAGCGTGGAATCACGCACTCGGCTTTCTCCTCATCGCCGCGGGTGCGTTTCTGATCTTCCACAAATGGTGA
- a CDS encoding PQQ-dependent sugar dehydrogenase: MKTPVGLVTVALTVAILLAVSFLIATGTRGEEPAFDSSAGELEVRTIARGLVNPWALAFLPNGTMLVTERPGRMRLVSAEGQVSPPLKGVPDVWASGQGGLHDVVTDNSFAQNRTIYFCYAERTTGGGRTTAARAKLSDDNGRLDEVKIIFRQQGPLSSGNHYGCRIAQADDGNLFVALGDHFTHRDQAQNLGNHIGKVVRIAPDGSVPAGNPFAGRADAKPEIWSYGHRNVQALAINPASGEPWEIEHGPRGGDEVNVVGKGKNYGWPVIGYGIDYSGAKIHQSTAKDGMEQPLKYWVPSIAPSGMAFYTGKLFPKWNGSLFTGALRSAMLVRLTLNGNTVTSEERLLQNLHERIRDVRQGPDGALWLLTDSSNGRVLRVAPAVK; this comes from the coding sequence ATGAAGACACCCGTCGGCCTTGTGACCGTCGCCTTGACGGTAGCGATCCTGCTCGCCGTCTCCTTCCTGATCGCCACCGGCACGCGCGGCGAAGAGCCGGCGTTCGACTCGTCGGCGGGCGAACTCGAGGTTCGCACCATTGCGAGGGGCCTCGTCAATCCGTGGGCGCTGGCATTCCTACCCAATGGAACGATGCTGGTGACCGAGCGTCCCGGCCGCATGCGCCTCGTCAGCGCGGAGGGCCAAGTCTCGCCGCCGCTCAAGGGCGTGCCTGACGTGTGGGCCTCAGGCCAGGGCGGCCTGCACGATGTCGTCACCGACAATTCCTTTGCGCAGAACCGGACCATCTATTTCTGTTACGCCGAACGGACCACGGGTGGCGGCCGCACCACGGCCGCGCGCGCAAAGCTGAGCGACGACAATGGCCGTCTCGACGAGGTCAAGATCATCTTCCGCCAGCAGGGGCCGCTATCGTCAGGCAATCACTATGGCTGCCGCATCGCGCAGGCCGATGATGGCAATCTGTTCGTGGCGCTCGGCGATCACTTCACCCATCGCGACCAGGCGCAGAATCTCGGCAATCATATCGGCAAGGTCGTCCGGATCGCGCCGGATGGTTCGGTACCGGCAGGCAATCCGTTCGCCGGCCGCGCCGATGCCAAGCCGGAGATCTGGAGCTACGGGCACCGCAACGTGCAGGCGCTCGCGATCAATCCGGCGAGCGGCGAGCCCTGGGAAATCGAGCACGGACCGCGCGGCGGCGACGAGGTCAATGTCGTCGGCAAGGGCAAGAATTACGGCTGGCCGGTGATCGGCTACGGCATCGATTATTCCGGCGCGAAAATCCACCAGAGCACGGCCAAGGACGGCATGGAGCAGCCGCTCAAATATTGGGTGCCGTCGATCGCGCCGTCAGGCATGGCCTTCTACACCGGAAAGCTGTTTCCGAAATGGAACGGCAGCCTGTTCACCGGCGCGCTGCGCAGCGCAATGCTGGTGCGGCTGACGCTGAACGGCAACACGGTGACGTCGGAGGAACGCCTGCTGCAGAACCTGCACGAGCGTATCCGTGATGTCCGCCAGGGACCCGACGGCGCGCTGTGGCTGCTCACAGATAGTTCGAACGGACGGGTATTGCGGGTGGCGCCGGCGGTGAAATGA
- a CDS encoding TonB-dependent receptor family protein, translating into MLSRTASALLLSAAASQPCLAQSASPGAAVALDPVTVEAPRRSTPAVARGRTMGPRRADPLPSRESAAVTAAADAAAPASVRARFDALAGGVALVDRQDFPVTANPTVSKALSGVPGVVVQDFFGGNDQPRIQIRGSGLQQNPVERGILVLQNGLPINRADGSYIVGFANPQLAESIEVYRGYMANRLGATVLGGALNFVSPTGSTQPGAQITVSGGSFGQIGSAGQAGFKKDNFDGLIQFDASRRDGFRDYNSSERVAISGNVGVKHSENVSTRFFAGYTDLGFDVAGPLTKSAMYADPRQVHGGPRVVGGVAINPGPNVLRDKPRREASQFLVGSRTTATFDAHLVDVAIGYTHTDDMFRFPISSGIRTTEGGDLTGVVRYAYNPGAAVLPLLETTAQFTTGSASRENYINQAGSTGAKFGQSELDATTLALYSGLNIPIWPAFTLSPAISYAHATRDNDDTYRLATRPTIAYNPANPTMLLPNGAVPTQSTSYSRAYEGWSPSLALSYRPDSISTVFAAVSRSFEPPTHDDLLATVNGTPNSSPGRPTPGNPFLAAAAFTTPDLKAQTATTVEAGWRGRTDRFSWDAVTYYSWVDNELLSLRDATGASLGAINADKTTHFGVELGFGARLTERLSGRVAYTYQDFRFDNDPLRGNNRLAGAPRHLVNAMLQFQATESWRLQGAVRWNPERTPVDNMNTLYADPYVVVDLRTEYKINKTFSVFGEITNLFNETYASSTLIVDQARPDQAAFLPGDGRGFYAGMKARF; encoded by the coding sequence TTGCTGTCGCGAACCGCGTCGGCATTGTTGCTGTCGGCTGCGGCGAGCCAGCCCTGTCTTGCGCAATCGGCCAGTCCGGGCGCGGCGGTAGCGCTGGACCCGGTCACGGTGGAGGCTCCGCGACGCTCCACGCCGGCGGTCGCGCGTGGACGAACGATGGGGCCGCGCCGTGCGGATCCATTGCCAAGCCGCGAAAGTGCAGCGGTTACGGCTGCTGCGGACGCCGCCGCGCCGGCGTCGGTGCGCGCGCGCTTTGACGCTCTCGCCGGCGGCGTGGCCCTCGTTGACCGCCAGGATTTCCCCGTCACGGCGAATCCCACCGTGTCGAAGGCATTGAGCGGCGTCCCGGGCGTCGTGGTCCAGGACTTCTTCGGCGGCAATGACCAGCCGCGGATTCAAATTCGCGGCTCGGGCCTTCAGCAAAATCCGGTGGAGCGCGGAATTCTGGTGCTGCAGAACGGCCTGCCGATCAACCGCGCCGACGGCTCCTACATTGTGGGCTTTGCGAACCCGCAACTCGCCGAATCCATCGAGGTCTATCGCGGTTACATGGCCAATCGGCTCGGCGCGACCGTGCTCGGCGGCGCGCTCAATTTCGTCTCGCCGACCGGCTCGACCCAGCCGGGCGCTCAGATCACGGTGAGCGGCGGAAGCTTCGGCCAGATCGGGAGCGCCGGTCAGGCCGGCTTCAAAAAGGACAATTTCGATGGCCTCATTCAATTCGATGCGAGCCGTCGCGATGGCTTTCGCGACTACAATAGCTCCGAGCGCGTCGCCATCAGCGGCAATGTGGGCGTCAAGCACTCGGAGAATGTGAGCACGCGGTTTTTCGCCGGCTATACCGATCTTGGCTTCGACGTGGCGGGACCGCTGACCAAGAGCGCGATGTATGCCGATCCGCGTCAGGTCCATGGTGGACCGCGCGTCGTCGGCGGCGTGGCCATCAACCCGGGCCCCAATGTGCTGCGCGACAAGCCCCGGCGCGAAGCAAGCCAGTTCCTCGTCGGGTCGAGAACCACGGCGACTTTCGACGCCCACCTGGTCGACGTCGCGATTGGATACACCCATACCGACGACATGTTCCGGTTTCCGATCTCATCAGGCATCCGGACGACGGAGGGCGGCGACCTCACCGGGGTGGTGCGATACGCCTATAATCCCGGCGCTGCCGTTCTGCCACTGCTGGAGACCACGGCCCAGTTCACCACGGGCTCTGCAAGCCGCGAGAATTACATCAATCAGGCCGGATCGACCGGTGCGAAATTCGGACAAAGCGAGCTCGATGCCACCACGCTCGCGCTCTACTCCGGACTCAATATTCCGATCTGGCCGGCCTTCACGCTTTCACCGGCCATCTCCTATGCCCATGCAACGCGCGACAACGACGATACCTACAGGCTCGCGACACGTCCGACCATCGCCTACAATCCAGCCAATCCCACGATGCTGCTGCCGAACGGCGCGGTGCCAACGCAAAGCACGAGCTACTCGCGCGCCTATGAGGGGTGGAGTCCAAGTCTCGCGCTGTCATATCGGCCCGACAGCATCAGCACCGTCTTTGCCGCGGTGAGCCGCAGTTTCGAGCCGCCGACCCACGACGATCTTCTCGCCACCGTGAATGGCACGCCGAACTCGAGTCCCGGCCGGCCGACACCCGGCAATCCGTTCCTTGCAGCCGCGGCGTTCACGACGCCCGATCTCAAGGCCCAGACCGCAACAACGGTCGAGGCCGGCTGGCGAGGCCGAACGGACAGATTTTCCTGGGACGCGGTGACCTACTACTCCTGGGTCGACAACGAGTTGCTCAGTCTGCGCGATGCGACCGGAGCGTCGCTCGGTGCAATCAATGCCGACAAGACCACGCATTTCGGAGTCGAACTGGGCTTCGGCGCCAGGCTGACGGAGCGGCTTTCGGGTCGCGTTGCCTATACCTATCAGGATTTCCGCTTCGACAATGATCCGCTGCGCGGCAACAATCGCCTTGCCGGCGCGCCTCGTCACCTCGTCAACGCAATGCTGCAGTTTCAGGCGACGGAAAGCTGGCGACTTCAAGGGGCCGTACGCTGGAATCCCGAAAGGACGCCCGTCGACAACATGAACACGCTGTACGCCGACCCGTACGTCGTCGTCGACCTGCGCACCGAATACAAGATCAACAAGACCTTCTCGGTGTTCGGCGAGATCACCAATCTGTTCAACGAGACCTACGCATCGTCGACGCTGATCGTCGACCAGGCGCGTCCGGATCAAGCGGCCTTTCTGCCCGGCGACGGGCGCGGATTCTACGCCGGCATGAAAGCAAGATTCTAG
- a CDS encoding DUF992 domain-containing protein — translation MRFLTLTFATLALLAPVASADAAPPVRAGILQCQGGQNVGFVVGSVTSLECVFRSEGRRPEPYIAKVQRIGLDLGVTEQTQLSWAVSAPNSRLGRGELAGSYGGVGANASIGVGGGGNFLVGGPANAYALQPISLQGQTGLNVAAGIAGLELQPVQFGPRRHVRRHRHRG, via the coding sequence ATGCGCTTCCTGACATTGACATTCGCCACGCTTGCGCTGCTCGCGCCGGTTGCGAGCGCTGACGCGGCACCGCCGGTTCGCGCCGGCATCCTGCAATGCCAGGGCGGCCAGAATGTCGGCTTCGTGGTCGGCTCGGTGACCAGCCTCGAATGCGTGTTCCGCAGCGAAGGCCGCCGGCCTGAACCCTACATCGCCAAGGTGCAGCGCATCGGTCTCGATCTCGGCGTCACCGAGCAGACCCAGTTGTCCTGGGCGGTCAGTGCGCCGAACAGCCGGCTCGGGCGCGGCGAACTCGCCGGCAGCTATGGTGGCGTCGGCGCCAATGCATCGATCGGCGTCGGCGGCGGCGGCAACTTCCTGGTGGGCGGTCCCGCCAACGCCTATGCGCTGCAGCCGATCAGCCTGCAAGGCCAGACCGGATTGAACGTCGCCGCCGGCATCGCCGGCCTCGAGCTGCAACCGGTGCAGTTCGGCCCGCGCCGGCACGTTCGCCGCCATCGTCACCGCGGCTGA
- a CDS encoding pyridoxal phosphate-dependent aminotransferase, translating into MPFLSAALARVKPSATIAVTDKARALKAAGRNVIGLGAGEPDFDTPANIKLAAIRAIEAGKTKYTDVGGIPELKEAIINKFRRENGLTYKPNQVIVGTGGKQVLYNALMATLNPGDEVIIPAPYWVSYPEMVALAGGESVPVVCPASSGFKLRPEDLEKAITPKTKWIILCSPSNPTGAAYTRAELKAITDVLVKHPHVWVMTDDMYEHLVYDDFQFATPAQVEPKLYERTLTVNGVSKAYCMTGWRIGYAGGPADLIKAMATIQSQSTSNPSSIAQWASVEALNGPQDFIPVHNKMFKERRDLVVSMLNQAKGIECPRPEGAFYVYPSCAGTIGKTSPSGKVIANDEDFVTELLESEGVAVVQGSAFGLGPAFRISYATNTSDLEEACKRIQRFCGNLK; encoded by the coding sequence ATGCCCTTCCTGTCCGCCGCGCTCGCCCGTGTGAAGCCGTCCGCGACCATCGCGGTCACGGATAAAGCGCGCGCGCTGAAAGCGGCGGGCCGCAACGTCATCGGCCTTGGCGCCGGCGAGCCGGACTTCGACACGCCCGCCAACATCAAGCTGGCGGCGATCCGCGCCATCGAGGCCGGCAAGACCAAGTACACCGATGTCGGCGGCATTCCGGAGCTGAAGGAAGCCATCATCAACAAGTTCCGGCGCGAGAATGGCCTGACCTACAAGCCGAACCAGGTCATCGTCGGCACCGGCGGCAAGCAGGTGCTCTACAATGCGCTGATGGCAACCCTCAATCCCGGCGACGAGGTGATCATCCCGGCGCCGTACTGGGTCAGCTATCCGGAAATGGTGGCGCTGGCCGGCGGCGAGTCGGTCCCCGTCGTGTGCCCGGCATCGAGCGGCTTCAAGCTGCGGCCCGAGGATCTGGAAAAGGCGATCACGCCGAAGACCAAATGGATCATCCTGTGCTCGCCGTCGAACCCGACCGGTGCCGCGTACACGCGCGCCGAACTCAAGGCGATCACCGACGTACTGGTGAAGCATCCGCATGTCTGGGTGATGACCGACGACATGTACGAGCACCTGGTCTATGACGACTTCCAGTTCGCGACGCCTGCGCAGGTCGAGCCGAAACTCTACGAGCGCACGCTGACGGTGAACGGCGTGTCGAAGGCCTATTGCATGACCGGCTGGCGCATCGGTTACGCCGGCGGCCCGGCCGACCTGATCAAGGCGATGGCGACGATCCAGTCGCAATCGACCTCGAACCCGTCGTCGATCGCGCAGTGGGCCTCCGTCGAAGCGTTGAACGGTCCGCAGGATTTCATCCCGGTGCATAACAAGATGTTCAAGGAGCGCCGCGACCTCGTGGTCTCGATGCTCAACCAGGCCAAGGGCATCGAATGCCCACGGCCCGAGGGCGCGTTCTACGTTTATCCGTCCTGCGCCGGCACCATCGGCAAGACCTCGCCTTCGGGCAAGGTGATTGCCAATGACGAGGATTTCGTCACGGAATTGCTGGAGAGCGAAGGCGTCGCCGTCGTGCAGGGTTCTGCATTCGGGCTTGGACCGGCGTTCCGGATTTCTTACGCGACGAATACCTCCGACCTCGAAGAGGCCTGCAAACGCATCCAGCGCTTTTGTGGCAATTTGAAATAG
- a CDS encoding ABC transporter substrate-binding protein produces the protein MLNRRTFIAGLPLAALAAPSIARAAEPVIFWGPPATPSVILAQAIDSGLLKPIVPEATFKVWKTPDEMRAGISSGSMAATVVPTYVAANLHNRGIGLRLVNVLTDGLLFVVAPAGTVNGIAGLKGKRIAVPFRNDMPDYIFRRLLAAADMKASDLTIEYSGTPLEAVQMLMMGRVDAALLSEPASSAVIAKASTFWKNLERAVDCQKAWPSVAGTTTIAQAGLAITDRFAAEIGASGVTALHAALEQALQAVIKNPAAAASASAAALDLPAAMVEKSIPFSRLVVRTASAARADLTSLFDLLAKDDPRIIGGKQPDDRFYAL, from the coding sequence ATGCTGAACCGTCGAACATTCATCGCCGGCCTGCCGCTGGCGGCGCTTGCGGCGCCCAGTATCGCGCGCGCAGCGGAGCCGGTAATCTTCTGGGGACCGCCGGCGACCCCCTCTGTCATTCTCGCGCAGGCCATCGACAGCGGCCTGCTGAAGCCGATCGTGCCGGAAGCCACGTTCAAGGTCTGGAAGACGCCGGACGAGATGCGCGCGGGCATCAGTTCCGGATCGATGGCGGCGACCGTCGTTCCGACCTATGTCGCCGCCAATCTCCACAATCGAGGCATCGGCCTGCGGCTCGTCAATGTGTTGACCGACGGTCTGCTGTTCGTCGTGGCTCCTGCCGGAACCGTCAACGGCATCGCCGGCCTCAAGGGCAAACGGATAGCCGTGCCGTTCCGCAACGATATGCCGGATTACATTTTCCGTCGCCTGCTTGCCGCCGCCGACATGAAGGCATCCGATCTGACCATCGAGTATTCGGGCACGCCACTGGAGGCGGTCCAGATGCTCATGATGGGACGCGTTGATGCCGCGCTGCTCAGCGAACCCGCCAGCAGCGCGGTGATCGCCAAGGCTTCGACGTTCTGGAAAAATCTGGAGCGCGCCGTCGATTGCCAGAAGGCATGGCCGAGCGTTGCCGGAACGACGACGATCGCCCAGGCTGGCCTCGCGATCACCGACCGATTTGCCGCCGAGATCGGTGCATCCGGTGTCACGGCGCTGCATGCCGCGCTGGAACAGGCGCTGCAGGCGGTGATCAAGAATCCGGCGGCGGCTGCATCAGCATCGGCCGCCGCGCTCGATCTTCCGGCTGCCATGGTCGAAAAATCAATCCCCTTCAGCAGGCTGGTCGTGCGTACCGCCTCCGCCGCGCGCGCAGACCTCACAAGCCTGTTCGACCTTCTTGCAAAGGACGATCCGCGCATCATCGGCGGCAAACAGCCGGATGACCGGTTCTACGCGTTGTGA
- a CDS encoding NnrS family protein, translated as MTSRCLSEPGPTASNPWLVEGLRLFFPVAACHAMLSPLVWVALFVFALPFAHDVPVSQWHAHEMIFGTYGAALAGFLTAAVPEWTDTRPRRGRALLALLWLWLPGRVIGFVGLDALVAVAAVSDLAFLGLLFWYVVKALIDRGSTRHASFAVWTGLFWVIELGVRVAWMAGMTDVAARLLHAALMVFVVFFSLAIARINVAIINLALDPSGETTPYRPHPGRQNLTAGLVALYAVAALAAPGSTVPAYLALAAAAAFFDRLAEWFVGAAVFRTHVLALAGANLFAGVGFLLIGLAGLGSPLVATTGFHVLSVASLGLAVLSVFIIAGLRHTGRPLDLPWQAHAAVIAMIAAGLVRVLPEIGIGTFLLGKHYVLSGGLWSFAFAIWLVGFVPLLKHPLHETARQA; from the coding sequence GTGACGTCCCGCTGTTTATCCGAACCCGGACCAACCGCTTCCAATCCGTGGCTTGTAGAAGGTCTGCGTCTCTTTTTCCCCGTCGCGGCATGCCACGCGATGCTGTCGCCGCTGGTATGGGTGGCGTTGTTCGTCTTCGCGCTGCCGTTTGCCCATGATGTTCCCGTGAGCCAGTGGCACGCCCATGAAATGATCTTCGGCACCTACGGCGCGGCACTTGCGGGTTTCCTCACCGCTGCGGTGCCGGAATGGACCGACACGCGCCCGCGCCGGGGCCGCGCGCTTCTTGCGCTACTATGGCTGTGGCTGCCGGGACGGGTGATCGGATTTGTCGGACTCGACGCACTCGTCGCCGTGGCGGCGGTCAGCGATCTCGCCTTCCTGGGATTGCTGTTCTGGTACGTCGTCAAGGCCCTGATCGACCGTGGCAGCACGCGGCATGCGTCCTTTGCCGTGTGGACAGGCCTGTTCTGGGTCATCGAACTCGGGGTGCGCGTCGCGTGGATGGCCGGCATGACTGATGTCGCCGCGCGATTGCTTCATGCCGCTTTGATGGTGTTCGTGGTGTTCTTCTCGCTTGCCATCGCCCGCATCAATGTCGCGATCATCAACCTTGCGCTCGACCCGAGTGGCGAAACCACGCCGTACCGTCCACATCCCGGCCGGCAGAACCTGACGGCCGGACTGGTCGCACTCTACGCCGTGGCGGCGCTCGCCGCTCCGGGTTCGACCGTGCCGGCGTATCTCGCGCTGGCCGCCGCAGCCGCCTTCTTCGACCGCCTGGCCGAATGGTTCGTCGGCGCCGCCGTTTTTCGGACGCATGTGCTTGCGCTTGCCGGCGCCAATCTCTTCGCAGGTGTCGGGTTTCTGTTGATCGGCCTGGCGGGCCTGGGATCTCCACTCGTTGCGACAACGGGGTTTCACGTGTTGTCGGTCGCCAGCCTCGGCCTCGCCGTGTTGAGCGTATTCATCATCGCGGGGCTCCGCCACACCGGTCGGCCGCTTGATCTGCCCTGGCAGGCGCATGCGGCGGTCATCGCGATGATAGCTGCCGGTCTCGTCCGGGTGCTGCCGGAAATCGGGATCGGCACGTTTCTCCTGGGCAAACACTATGTCTTGAGCGGCGGCCTCTGGTCGTTCGCCTTCGCGATCTGGCTCGTTGGCTTCGTGCCGCTGCTGAAACACCCGCTTCATGAAACGGCGCGTCAGGCTTGA
- a CDS encoding glutathione S-transferase family protein, producing MYKLYSMQRSGNSYKVRLALALLNAPYEAIEVDILRGESRTPEFLEKNPSGQVPLLEVAEGRYLAESNAILWYVCGGTSLAPESRVERAEALQWMFFEQHALEPNIGAAYFWLSLVKGGRDLQTHALEDWMERGYAALQVMENHLKTRAYFAAGQLTVADIALYGYTHVADRCDYDLATFPAIRAWLRRVEQTPGFVTMDWQPETEVDDQAGIAAGA from the coding sequence ATGTACAAGCTCTATTCGATGCAGCGCTCCGGCAACAGCTACAAGGTCCGCCTTGCGCTGGCGCTGCTCAACGCGCCCTATGAAGCTATCGAGGTCGACATTCTCCGTGGCGAAAGCCGCACGCCGGAGTTTCTGGAGAAGAACCCCTCAGGACAGGTGCCGCTGTTGGAAGTCGCCGAAGGACGCTACCTCGCCGAATCCAACGCCATTCTCTGGTATGTCTGCGGCGGCACGTCGCTGGCGCCGGAGTCGCGGGTCGAGCGCGCCGAAGCGCTGCAATGGATGTTCTTCGAACAGCACGCGCTGGAGCCCAATATCGGCGCCGCATATTTCTGGCTGTCGCTGGTCAAGGGCGGCCGCGACCTGCAGACGCATGCGCTGGAGGACTGGATGGAGCGCGGCTATGCGGCGCTTCAGGTGATGGAAAACCATCTCAAGACCCGCGCCTATTTCGCGGCCGGACAACTCACGGTCGCCGATATCGCACTGTACGGCTACACCCATGTCGCTGACCGCTGCGACTACGACCTCGCGACCTTCCCTGCCATCCGCGCCTGGCTGCGGCGGGTCGAACAGACTCCCGGTTTCGTGACGATGGACTGGCAGCCGGAAACCGAGGTCGACGACCAGGCCGGCATCGCTGCAGGCGCATAG
- a CDS encoding ABC transporter ATP-binding protein, with protein sequence MGRQAMKLALDSVGHAFLGRPVFEKLDLSLAVGEVVALIGPSGCGKTTVLQIAAGLIDPLRGRVRRAYRRHAVVFQEPRLLPWMTARDNIAYGLCAIGAAATARVQAVERRAREVGLHPEDLDKFPVELSGGMRQRVAVARALAVDPDVVFFDEPFTAVDVGLKRALQDLVIEAAARENFSALFVTHDLAEAVRVAHRLVVLSGSVEGLAASRVIEGKPGERNDRIVFEMVETWSRDPAFHALFDGERERIR encoded by the coding sequence ATGGGGCGTCAAGCGATGAAGCTCGCGCTCGACAGCGTCGGACACGCCTTTCTCGGTCGTCCCGTGTTCGAGAAGCTCGACCTCTCGCTCGCAGTAGGCGAGGTCGTTGCCCTGATCGGGCCATCGGGTTGCGGCAAGACCACGGTGCTGCAGATCGCGGCTGGCCTGATCGATCCGTTGCGCGGCCGGGTGCGTCGCGCCTATCGGCGCCATGCCGTGGTGTTCCAGGAGCCGCGGCTCCTGCCGTGGATGACCGCGCGCGACAACATTGCCTACGGCCTGTGCGCGATTGGAGCCGCAGCGACAGCGCGCGTTCAAGCCGTGGAGCGTCGGGCGCGCGAGGTCGGCCTGCATCCGGAAGATCTCGACAAATTTCCGGTGGAGCTCTCCGGCGGCATGCGGCAGCGCGTCGCGGTCGCCCGTGCGCTGGCGGTCGACCCCGATGTCGTGTTCTTCGATGAACCGTTCACGGCTGTCGATGTCGGACTCAAGCGAGCGCTGCAGGACCTCGTGATCGAAGCTGCGGCGCGCGAAAACTTCTCCGCGCTGTTCGTAACGCATGATCTTGCGGAAGCGGTCCGCGTCGCTCATCGGCTTGTCGTACTTTCCGGCAGCGTCGAGGGGCTGGCGGCAAGCCGTGTCATCGAAGGCAAGCCGGGCGAGCGCAACGACCGCATTGTCTTCGAGATGGTCGAGACGTGGTCGCGCGATCCGGCGTTTCACGCGTTGTTCGACGGCGAGCGGGAGCGCATCCGGTGA